In Danaus plexippus chromosome 14, MEX_DaPlex, whole genome shotgun sequence, a single genomic region encodes these proteins:
- the LOC116769856 gene encoding uncharacterized protein LOC116769856 isoform X2, translating into MDVILTGFPKRLLVAVSVVLIIAMFVTPVDARSIEHKRRHQRRPEGLTQLTKEESVKRTRNPNTESYKNVTRKIKHKLRNTKRFFDQGRKVLNETREYSDGMPTWLPAVSFVDIHFHDYRTSARGRSMTERKFTYLMPKLYKTLKEYEVIFKILLNVQLDFYDEPFTNYIIVRTRLLTNTLNKLASTIAEIEESMMEVSMPVPRFDVNRMKLDTLDRKVDATQCIKNDYIAFRGYGNFLNNWYSEFRCPLSKKGDRKCAVFHSKMKQKLDNKRGKNNRSNVSMMR; encoded by the exons ATGGATGTCATTTTAACTG gtTTTCCTAAAAGGCTATTGGTGGCTGTGTCCGTAGTTTTAATTATCGCGATGTTCGTGACACCGGTCGACGCCCGCTCGATTGAGCACAAGAGACGGCACCAAAGAAGACCTGAGGGCTTGACGCAACTAACCAAAGAGGAATCAGTCAAACGGACGAGAAATCCCAACACTGAAAGCTACAAGAACGTTACAAGAAAAATCAAACACAAGTTAAGAAACACAAAGAGATTCTTCGATCAAGGCAGGAAGGTTTTGAACGAGACGAGAGAGTACAGTGATGGCATGCCGACCTGGCTGCCAGCGGTCAGCTTTGTCGATATACACTTCCACGACTATAGAACTTCGGCTAGAGGAAGATCGATGACAGAACGAAAG ttCACGTACTTGATGCCGAAACTATACAAGACTCTGAAGGAGTACGAGGTGATATTCAAGATCCTGTTGAATGTTCAACTAGATTTCTACGACGAACCTTTCACAAACTACATCATAGTCCGGACTAGACTGCTCACGAACACATTGAACAAGTTGGCCAGCACCATCGCTGAAATAGAAGAAAGTATGATGGAAGTCAGCATGCCCGTACCACGCTTTGACGTGAACAGAATGAAATTGGACACTCTCGATAGAAAAGTTGACGCAACGCAGTGCATCAAGAACGACTACATCGCGTTCAGAGGCTACGGAAACTTCTTGAACAACTGGTATTCGGAGTTCAGATGTCCGTTGAGCAAGAAAGGTGATAGAAAATGTGCCGTCTTCCACTCCAAAATGAAACAGAAGCTGGATAACAAACGTGGCAAAAACAATCGGAGCAACGTCTCGATGATGAGGTGA
- the LOC116769856 gene encoding uncharacterized protein LOC116769856 isoform X1 has translation MINCGDCCLFSCGGATVYDKGFPKRLLVAVSVVLIIAMFVTPVDARSIEHKRRHQRRPEGLTQLTKEESVKRTRNPNTESYKNVTRKIKHKLRNTKRFFDQGRKVLNETREYSDGMPTWLPAVSFVDIHFHDYRTSARGRSMTERKFTYLMPKLYKTLKEYEVIFKILLNVQLDFYDEPFTNYIIVRTRLLTNTLNKLASTIAEIEESMMEVSMPVPRFDVNRMKLDTLDRKVDATQCIKNDYIAFRGYGNFLNNWYSEFRCPLSKKGDRKCAVFHSKMKQKLDNKRGKNNRSNVSMMR, from the exons atgataaattgtGGTGACTGTTGTCTATTTTCGTGTGGAGGAGCAACCGTTTACGATAAAG gtTTTCCTAAAAGGCTATTGGTGGCTGTGTCCGTAGTTTTAATTATCGCGATGTTCGTGACACCGGTCGACGCCCGCTCGATTGAGCACAAGAGACGGCACCAAAGAAGACCTGAGGGCTTGACGCAACTAACCAAAGAGGAATCAGTCAAACGGACGAGAAATCCCAACACTGAAAGCTACAAGAACGTTACAAGAAAAATCAAACACAAGTTAAGAAACACAAAGAGATTCTTCGATCAAGGCAGGAAGGTTTTGAACGAGACGAGAGAGTACAGTGATGGCATGCCGACCTGGCTGCCAGCGGTCAGCTTTGTCGATATACACTTCCACGACTATAGAACTTCGGCTAGAGGAAGATCGATGACAGAACGAAAG ttCACGTACTTGATGCCGAAACTATACAAGACTCTGAAGGAGTACGAGGTGATATTCAAGATCCTGTTGAATGTTCAACTAGATTTCTACGACGAACCTTTCACAAACTACATCATAGTCCGGACTAGACTGCTCACGAACACATTGAACAAGTTGGCCAGCACCATCGCTGAAATAGAAGAAAGTATGATGGAAGTCAGCATGCCCGTACCACGCTTTGACGTGAACAGAATGAAATTGGACACTCTCGATAGAAAAGTTGACGCAACGCAGTGCATCAAGAACGACTACATCGCGTTCAGAGGCTACGGAAACTTCTTGAACAACTGGTATTCGGAGTTCAGATGTCCGTTGAGCAAGAAAGGTGATAGAAAATGTGCCGTCTTCCACTCCAAAATGAAACAGAAGCTGGATAACAAACGTGGCAAAAACAATCGGAGCAACGTCTCGATGATGAGGTGA